GATCCCGATATCCCTCACAATCCATGATCAGGGTCTCACCACCACCATTGGTAGGGTGAGCAGGGATGCCATGGGGAGGAAGATACCTCTCAAGATGAGGCTGCAGATGCTCCGCCTTAGGAAGTGGCAGACGAGGGCGAGGGTCCACACCTCAGAGGATAGGAACCTATCGCAGGCGATGGCCGAACTCGATAGGCTATCCGACAAGCTTCATATCCCCCAGCCGGTCAAGGAGAAGGCCGCCTTCATATATAGGAGGGCCCTTGATAAAGGGCTTGTCAGGGGGAGGTCCATCTCAGCGATCTCGGCCGCATCCCTCTACGCGGCCTGCCGGACAACCCAGACTCCCCGAACACTTAGGGAGATCTCGAGGCACAGTCCGATAGATAAGAAGGATATAGCCCGGTGCTACAGGCTTCTTTTGAGGGAGCTTGGGATCCAGATGCCCATCCCCGATGCTAGGATGAGGATACCCAAGATAGCCGCCAGGGCTGGGGTGGGGGAGAAGACACAGAGGACCGCAATAGATATCCTAATGAAGGCCGAGAGCCTCAGGACGACTGGGGGGAAGGACCCCATGGGCCTAGCCGCGGCCGCCCTCTACATAGCCTGCATGATAAACGAGGAGAAGAGAACTCAGAAGATGATAGCGGACGCTGCAGGAGTGACCGAGGTCACGATAAGAAATAGGTATAAGAGCCTTAAAGAAGCTTTAAACCTGGACGTGTAAGTACACTTAAGACAGCTGATAATAATTCTACCGATAAAATTAAGCTTAAATTGTGTTTAAAAAAGGCTGGGATAAGCTCTTATAAGAGGGTCTGCCCTGATATTCTTGAGCTATGGCAGCTCCCGATTCTCGCCTCAAGATCCTTATCCTATGTGTTGATAGGGATGATGATGTAGGGAGAAAGACCGGTATAGAGACCCCTATCCTGGGCAGGGATGCCAATTTTGAGGCGGCGTCTCGCCTCGCCCTCGCCGATCCCGAGGAGGCCGACGCTAACGCGATGTTCGCTGCTGTGAGCCTCTACGATAGGCTCACGGCCGAGGGTGAAGACGCCTATCAGCTTGCCACCATAGCTGGATCCGGGGAGGGGGGTATTGAGGCAGATAGGAGCCTGATACATGAACTGGGGATTGTCCTTGAGAGGTTCCCGTCAAGGGAAGTTATCCTGGTTACGGATGGATTCGCCGACGAGTTTGTTGTTCCAATAATCCAATCTCGAATACATATAACCTCGATACATCGTGTAGTTGTTAAACATAGCGAGAGGATAGAGGAATCTTGGGCAATATTTCTACGCTACATGAAATCATTTTTCAATGATCCCCACTATTCGAGGTTCAGCTTGGGAGTTCCAGGAATCCTTCTTGTAGTCTTAGGCTTTCTAATAGTCTTCGATCAGCTTCAAAATGCCGGTATGGTCATACCCTTCATAGTCGGGATGGCGCTCCTCCTGAGGGGTTTTGGAATAGATAAAAAACTGGCCTCGCTTAGGTTTATGTTGCCGCCTCCTGAGAGGCAGCTTTTCTTGGCCTCTATAAGCGCGGGGGCGATCCTATCTGTGATAGGTTGCTATCTGGGCGTGGTTGAGGCTGTTAGGTTTATTCCTGAAAATTCCCCCCCCTTCTGGTCGAATATAGTATACTGGATTCAGCTCTCCCCAATCCTAGTTGGGAACTTCCTTTTAAAGTCCACCGACCTCATCGTCTTCGGAGCCATGGTTGCCCTGATCGGAGGTTTTGTTTCCTACTTCATCCAGGGGGACCCAAAGAGGTGGAGGAACGTCGTGGGCATCATAGTCACCTTCTGGCTCCGCTTCATAGCCATCGAGTCGGCGAAGGTCTTGAACGAGCCTGGAAAGCCCCTCACCCTCACATCCCCCCTGGTGCTCATGACGATATGGGGATTTATAACCACTATAACCTCCGTAATCATCCTATACGGGGTTCATAGGAAGTTGATGTAAATTTGAGACGGAAAGTCCTCCCTCATCGGCTTCCGCTATAGTTTTATCCTATTATAGCCGTAAAGTATAGAGTCCCCTTGTCCCTTCGAGGCATCCTCTCCTCTCTAGGCGTCTATAGGGTTTATAGGAGGTGGCTTCGAAGGCAGATAAAGTCCGGTGAGATGCCGAGGCATATTGGGGTCATACTAGATGGTAACAGGCGATGGGCCCTCTCCAGGGATCTGGCCCCTTGGGAGGGGCATAGGAAGGGGGCCTCTAAGGTTGAGGAGTTCCTGAAGTGGTGTATAGAGCTCGGTATAAGGATGGTCACCTTGTATGTATTCTCCACTGAGAACTTTCATAGGCCGAAGAGGGAGGTTGAGGAGCTGATGAGGATTGCAGAGGAGAACTTCGATAAGGTATTGAAGAGCGAGGTGATCCATAAAAACAGGGTCTGTGTCAGGGCCATCGGCAGGCTCCACCTCCTGCCTGAGAATCTAAGAGATCTGATATACAGGGTTGAGGAGGCAACCAAGCTCTACGATCGATTTTACCTAAATCTGGCCATCGCCTATGGTGGGAGGGCGGAGATCATCGATGCTGTTAGGAGCATATCTAGGATGGTGGCTAGTGGTGAGCTGAGCCCCGACTCCATCGATGAGGAGGCCTTCCAGAGGTTTCTCTACACCTCATATCTCCCCCAGCAGGATCCCGACCTGATCATCAGGACCTCAGGTGAGTCTAGGCTTAGCGGTTTCCTCCTCTGGCAGTCAGCATATAGTGAGCTCTTCTTCATCGATGTCTACTGGCCTGAGTTCAGGGAGATAGACCTCCAGAGGGCTATAAGGAGCTTTCAACAGAGGAGTAGGAGGTTCGGGAGGTGATAACCTATACACAGATCTCCTCTAGGCTCTCGACAAATCTCGTTAATCTCTCGGCACCTCCCCTGCCCACTAGGACCGTATCCTCGATCCTGACTCCCCCCTTCCCTGGTATGTATATTCCCGGCTCGCATGTAACGACGTTTCCTGATGTCAGTATGTCTTCGCTCGTCTCGCTCAGGGATGGGGGCTCGTGGATATCTAACCCTACGCCATGACCCAGGGAGTGTACGAAATACTGCGAGTAGCCTTGATTATCTATGATGTCTCTTGCAATCTTATCCAAGTCTCTGCCATTGACTCCCTCCTTAATCTCCATCATTGCTGCTTCCTTTGCTTTGAGGGCCGTCTCATATATCTCAGCCATCTCCTTTGTGGGCTTTCCAATTATGAAGGTTCTTGTGAGGTCTGATTTGTATTCCTTATATGATGCTCCGAGATCCACTGTGACAAAATCCCCCCTTTTAATCTCCCTATCCGTAACACCGGCGTGGGGGTACGCCGATCTCGGGCCTGAGGCGATGCTTATAGGGAAGGCAAGCCCCTCAGCTCCAGCCCTCATCATTGAGTGGACGGCCTCCGCCGCCAACTCGAATTCTCTCACACCCTCTCGGAGGTTTTCCAGGATCGAATTCATCC
This genomic window from Candidatus Bathyarchaeota archaeon contains:
- a CDS encoding transcription initiation factor IIB, coding for MDDDKCPECGSRTIIHDEDSGEVICGECGLVLREFTVNEGPEWRAFTQSEKESRSRVGIPISLTIHDQGLTTTIGRVSRDAMGRKIPLKMRLQMLRLRKWQTRARVHTSEDRNLSQAMAELDRLSDKLHIPQPVKEKAAFIYRRALDKGLVRGRSISAISAASLYAACRTTQTPRTLREISRHSPIDKKDIARCYRLLLRELGIQMPIPDARMRIPKIAARAGVGEKTQRTAIDILMKAESLRTTGGKDPMGLAAAALYIACMINEEKRTQKMIADAAGVTEVTIRNRYKSLKEALNLDV
- a CDS encoding DUF373 family protein, with translation MAAPDSRLKILILCVDRDDDVGRKTGIETPILGRDANFEAASRLALADPEEADANAMFAAVSLYDRLTAEGEDAYQLATIAGSGEGGIEADRSLIHELGIVLERFPSREVILVTDGFADEFVVPIIQSRIHITSIHRVVVKHSERIEESWAIFLRYMKSFFNDPHYSRFSLGVPGILLVVLGFLIVFDQLQNAGMVIPFIVGMALLLRGFGIDKKLASLRFMLPPPERQLFLASISAGAILSVIGCYLGVVEAVRFIPENSPPFWSNIVYWIQLSPILVGNFLLKSTDLIVFGAMVALIGGFVSYFIQGDPKRWRNVVGIIVTFWLRFIAIESAKVLNEPGKPLTLTSPLVLMTIWGFITTITSVIILYGVHRKLM
- the uppS gene encoding di-trans,poly-cis-decaprenylcistransferase, which translates into the protein MPRHIGVILDGNRRWALSRDLAPWEGHRKGASKVEEFLKWCIELGIRMVTLYVFSTENFHRPKREVEELMRIAEENFDKVLKSEVIHKNRVCVRAIGRLHLLPENLRDLIYRVEEATKLYDRFYLNLAIAYGGRAEIIDAVRSISRMVASGELSPDSIDEEAFQRFLYTSYLPQQDPDLIIRTSGESRLSGFLLWQSAYSELFFIDVYWPEFREIDLQRAIRSFQQRSRRFGR
- a CDS encoding aminopeptidase P family protein, translating into MVMRLRRLVELMKRERIDAYIISQKSSIYYYLGTTGGTFLLVNLDVEPLLLTPKVDYTISLEQAKGCRVYSYKRDQVLEIIESELKNINPRVIGFDDLPIELYKGLNERCKESEFIHTSNIIWEMRKIKDPQEEDLMRRAGELASIGMNSILENLREGVREFELAAEAVHSMMRAGAEGLAFPISIASGPRSAYPHAGVTDREIKRGDFVTVDLGASYKEYKSDLTRTFIIGKPTKEMAEIYETALKAKEAAMMEIKEGVNGRDLDKIARDIIDNQGYSQYFVHSLGHGVGLDIHEPPSLSETSEDILTSGNVVTCEPGIYIPGKGGVRIEDTVLVGRGGAERLTRFVESLEEICV